CATTTTAAGCTTCTAAAACCGATTATCATGAGAGAATTTATTCTTTCAATTGAAAAACAAATTCCACCAGATAGTCTCTACGACCTCAAATCCGCTGCAAGAATGCCATCCTACAGCGAAAATCAGAGTTCTCGGACGGTCTGGGGGGGGGAAGATAAACTAGTTCCGATTGTCCCATATATTGTGGGAAAGTATTCCCTTATATTATGGGAATTTGTTCCCACAATATGAGGGAATCTTTTCCCAGTTAGTAGGGAATGCTTTCCCACAATATATGGGACAAAAAGAATCTGTACTTCCTTGGTAATGGTTGACTAGTTGTTTCTTTATTCTTGTTATAGGTTGACTGGAAAGACACTATTTCATTTGATTGCTTTCTTAATGATTGGACAAACTAAATCAGCATATCTCATCATACCTAAATCTGTGAAATGAATACCGTCTATAGTAGCTTCCCCATCTTCTCCCAGCATCTTTTTGGAAGAGATAAAAAAGATATTCTTTTCATTTTCCTTCTTTAGCCGGTTTAATATCTCCTTTAATGTATCATTCTTTCTTTGCACTTCTTTAGCTATTCTTTCATCATAAAACGTATGAGTGAAAATAGGATCTTCTATAAAAACGACTGGCGTATCCGGATGTTTACTACGAATGATACGATAAAAAGTTTCCATCCGCTCTTTCATCTGTTCTACAGAAGCATTAGGCACAAAGTCTAAAACGAAAACACTAGCATCCACTTCCGCCATGACTCTTGCAACTTCAAGGTCAAGTTGTCCGTTACCGCTAAAACCAAGATTAATGCATTCTCGGTTCAACCTTCTTGATATAATATTGGTATGTGCCATTCCGGGACGTGAAGCACAGCCTCCTTGCAGGATGCTGGTTCCATAGAATACTATTGGTTTCTCACAAACCGGATAATTAATCTGAGGCTGATCAATGGAAGATAAAGAATCGACTCCTATAGACAGTGACACAAGTCCGTCATAAAGAGGAAGATATAGCATATATTCCCTTTCTTTGGGCTGCATATTGGCGATAACGGTAACTTGATTTGTTTTTCCTGTTGGTCGGGCACTGTTGACAAATCTCCATTGACCGTTCCCTTCCCAACAATATAAGTCAAGGCCTTTTATTCCCACATCAGTCATGTGATTCATGTGGTTATTAAAAAGATTCTCCCATTTCAATGCTATTCGGGTAGAGTTACTGCGAAATCGTATCGCCATTCCGGCAGAATTACGACTCAAGTTCCATAGAGGAGGGCGAGAAATGTTTTTGAGAGAATCCGGTAGCCTCTCATATCTTGCCCCTGTGTCTTGTGTTGCTTTTCCTAAAAGAGGAAAGCATGACGCATCATAGTACGTCAGTTGTTGTGCCTGCAACTGAATGCCGAACAGGCACAACATTGTGAAAAAAAAGAATTGTTTCATCATCTATTTAATTCCGACAGCGGTCAGCACTTTTCTTTGTTTGCCGTCACTGCCCTTAATGGTTTCTTTGCCATTGACCAGCATGCATGATGAACCGCCTCCATCCAGATTCAGCGCCTCTGTACATCCCAGGTCTTTCATTACTTTAGCTACGTTGGCAGTGGTCAGCCCCGCTACTCCTTCTGTCATGTTTCTGCCTTCGCACACAAAGATAATCATTTTTTTGTCAGTTGTTATACCAATTGCGGTGCGAGGTTGATTGGAAGCAGCAGAAATATCCAACATTTCTTCTACATACGTGTTTTTAATTTCTCCGGCACGCAGTAAAACTGTGACACCTCCGATACCGGTGGTAGCTTCCAGTGCTTTTGCACCGTTGGGAAAAGTAGATGACGGAGCTTGCAACGGATCCTTATTTATATCGTTATCAGCAGGGGCGGGATAGCAATAATTGATTCCATCGGATGCCTGATAAGTCCATGTCGTTTGAAATGTTCCGTCCTTCATCTGGCAGAAGGCTCCTAAAGTCGGATACCACATAGTTACCCAGTCTTTCGAATAATAGTTCTGATTAGGTGCCAGTATCTGCCCTTCACGGATCACTAGATTTTGCGAATAATAGAATCCGGCACTATAAAAAAACAATCCTCCGTTGATGACTACCGGTGCTTTGGAAGATTCATAAAACTCCGAAGGGGTGTATATTGATTTGCTTCCATATCCATTGGCTTCCTGTGAGAAAGCGATGTTGCCCAGAACTTCAAATTTAGCTTTGCTCATATCTGCAACAGCTATGTAGGCAATCGCCTTCTTTCCCGCCAGATTTTCCGGTGATTTATAGATATGAATATAGTCCGGAAGATTGCCGAAATTATCGGCTACCGTCCATCCTTGTGATACTATATCAGGATTCGATTCTTCCTCTTCAGTTTCCTGATCCCATTCCCACGGATGATCGGGATAGCTTTCTCCACATGAACATATAGAGAAGGCAAGCAGTGCTGTTGCTATAAAATACAGACGTTTGATTAACATGATTCAAGTCCTCCAAAAACATTTTAATTTAGTAAATAATATGGTTATTAATAAAGCCAGAGAAGTTACGATGACTCCCCGTAAAAAGCCCAGCCAGGCATTTTGATCCAGATAGGAAAGATAGGTTCCCAATCCTGCCAGATTCAATACAGGTAATACTACCAGCTGGGTGGATACGTATGCAATCATCGGATTCTGCCCTGCATATTCCAATGGACGGGTCAATCGGGACCAAGAATAAATGTCGCACATAATAGAAAATGCAATCATCGCCATAAAGGCAAGTCCCGATGCAAGGAAGTAATAACTGTACGTAGAAGGATCTTTCCGGATTCCCCCTTCGTATGCTTCAAAAGCCAGCCCTAATAATATCAGATAAGTTCCTGCTCTGAAGAGTTTATACCAATAACCGGTGTTTTTTCCTTCCACCTGCAAGAGAATGTAGAGAATGCATAGTATAGCGATTGTACCCACTAAATTGAGAACAAGAAAACGCATATAAAGTCCATATAAATTAAATACGATCAGTCCGATAGTCAATAAGAGTATCCATGGCATTCTTTTGCGTTCGTCTTTATTGTCGTTAACGGGTATCGTGCTTTTGCAGTGTAACCACTCGTGCAGATATTCTCCGGCAATGCTACCGGGAATTACGATAAACAGATACTTCAGATAGGAGAACTTATACATCCACGGCAAGGGCGAGAACGCCATCAGGCTATGATTCCATGATTCTGTGTTTTCATTTCCCAGGAACACTGCCATGATAAAAGGCAATATCGCTATACGAATCCATGGCTTATTGATTGTTAGTGTATAAATCAGTGAACCGAAAATGGCCATATTAGCCAATACCAAAATGATAATATTACTATAGCTCAGACTGAATGTCCGTCCATCGGCATAGTTGATATTCAGCAGCATGAACACTCCCGTTGCATAAGCTAGTATCTGAATCAGCATCCTTACGTATTCCGGCATTTTGAACGGAATCCTCATGAACATGGGAAACATCAAGGCAAAACCTCCCAATGCAATGAGCCATGAGCGGACATCCTGAGGAGAAGATACTACCCACGGATATATATGCTGAATAAAAATAGCGAAGAAAGTCAGCCGGAAACCTCTTAAAATGCTGTCGTATATCATTCTCCGGCGGGAGCTGCCCTTTCTGTATTTGTTACCTATTGAAAAAGGGAAGGCAGCTCCCATTGCAAACAGGAAGAAAGGAAACACCAGGTCAACCCAAGTGATCCCATATATAGAACCATCAAAAACAAAGTTGGAACGGGGACCTACCTGGGCATGATACATCCATCCGGGAAGCACTCCCCAGGCAATGCTGCCGGAGAGAACCATTGTCAGAATGGCATACCCACGCAGGGCATCCAGAGAAGAAGCTCGTGTACTGTTGTTATTCATAATTTTCGTTTTAATTAATGTATTACGACCCGAAATGGAGAAGCAGGTATTTCTGCATTATTGAAAAGATCACCTTCCATATAATTGCGGAAACAATAACGCACTTCTACAGGATGAGGCACCGAATCATTCCATACTTTCACACGGGCAGAACCATTGATTATTTCCGCTTCTGCCGGTACGATATTTCCCTTTTCGTCTACAAGTTCAAATCCCCTCAACTTTTGATTTTCAGGGATCAGTCCATCACTGCCATGTTCAAAAGTGATTTCTACTACATTCTCTTTCAATTGATGGCTTTTATACAAAGGACCTGCATACAGAAAACCTTCTTTGCCATAAGTCTTGGCAAGAGCCCAGTAAGCAAGGCGCTGACCGACTTTGATTTTGTAGGGAGGATGAATGAATTTTTCACTTCCTGCATCCGTTGTTGTGACCATACCAACATTAGGAACTTCCTGCATTAATTCCAGTTGGCATTGACGGAACCATGCACGATCAAGCCTATCTTTACCTTCTGCCTGCCATGGAGTGATCTGGACATAGTATACAGGCATTGCAGGGCTATGAAAGAATTCTCTCCACTGGGCGACCATTGCGGGAAAGAGTTTTTTATAAAGAGCGGGATCGGCAGAATTGGATTCGCCCTGATACCAGATGACTCCTTTAACCGGAAATCCTTTCCACGGATTTACCATTGCATTCCATAATAAAGTAGGTGTGCCCGCAGGCCAGTCGAACTTGGTTTGTCCAATATCCGGTAATTGAACTTCCGAAAATTGGGACAGTGTCTCTTTATCCATCCAAGTCTCTATCTTGGAAGCACTCCACGAGCAATGAATCAGTCCGACAGGAATATCCAATGAACGTTGCAGCAAGTCTCCAAAGAAATAAGCGGCAGCACTAAAGTCGCCGACTTCTTTCGGAGAAAGTTCCGACCAATGTCCCGTAATACCTTCTTCCTTAGGAGTCGTGCTCCAATCTCTTTTGACTGTAAACAAGCGTAATTCCCGTTTGGAGTCGGCAGTTACGATATAGGGTTGTGAACCATAAACCGGCTGTCCCCGAAAACCTCTGACTGGCATTTCCATATTCGATTGTCCGGAACAGAACCACACTTCTCCCAGTAAGATGTTCTTTAATGTAAGTGCTTCTCCGTCAGAGAATGTAATAGTATAGGGACCTCCTGCTTCCGGAGTAGGAAGTTGAATATTCCAATTTCCATGCTGGTCACTTCGGGTCGTTAGCTTCCGGTGATTCCATGACGCTTCAATCGTAATTTTACTATTGGCGGAAGCTTTACCGTGGAAGGTCACTTCCGATTGTTGTTGCAACACCATGTTATCACCCCAGATGGAAGTTAACCTGACTTTTGCCTGCATTCCCAATGGGAATAGCAGGCTGATAATCCATAGGCGGTATATGATATACTTCATGAATCTTTATTTAGAAACGTTTTGCTGATACACTTTACCGAAACGGTCTGTTACTCTGATCTCTATTTTAGCTTTCGGATTACGGGGAGTGGCGCGGAACATGTGTTCTGTACTTGCTGCTGATATCCAGCTCTGCATGGTGCTTTTCTTGTCTGTACATACTTGATGCGCATACGGGTCGACTCCGGTATATTGAGTCATGGTACCCATCACTTTTCCGTTTTCCAGCCATTCTACTTTCCACAGTTTATCCCAGTTCCAGACATTGGCAATAATATCTTTGGGGAATTCCTTAGATGTTCCTGCTGCATAGCTTCGAAACTGGTAGTCTTTCGGATGACCGGCACTTTTATAGTACCATTTCACCTGGTTGCCGTCTACTTCGTAGACTCCGTATCCCTGCGGGGTGCCATCAATGCAGACGTCCGCATGCCACCAGATACCACATACAGCAGCCGTATTGTGCTCCATTTGGTGATCGTTAAATACAATGTTCGAGTTAGAATGAAGATGGCCCGTCAGGAAGTGTGTTTCATAGCCATCCAATAATTGATGAACCGCCTCTGCATTGATCGTTTCTCCTGCCAACATGATATAGTCGTAATTAAAAGGTCTTTTCTGTTCCGTTATTCTCGTAGGGATATGCATTATGAAAAAGACTAATGTACCTTTAGGGACATAAGACAGATCTTCTTCCAACCATTTGAAAGTAGTTTCATCTACATAGCCGATATAGAAGTATTCACGTCCTACATAAAAGTTGTTGTTGATAACAATATAGTGGGCATTGCCTTTATTGAATGAGTAGTGGGTAGGGCCGAAATATCCTTCGAAAGTCCGGTACGACGTTTCATGAGTAGCTCCATTATAATTCATATCATGATTACCGATTGCACGATATATGGGGATATCCAATTTCTTTGCCTTATCGATATAAGGTGGAAAAAAAGTAGCTGGTGTGTCCCAAAAGAGGTCTCCACAATTCAGACCGAATACATCACGATCCGAATATTGATTGATCAACTGTTTGTAGTCATCAATGATGGGAGCGTACAGATCCCAATGCTCTTTCAGACCGGCTTGCACATCCGCCTCCAGCACAAACAAGTGTTTATTGTCGTTTTTAGGATTCTTCTTCAGACGGAAATTATACTCATTCGTCTTGTTCAGATCAATTTCCTGATAGAATCGGGGAATCGTTTGTTCACAATCCGTCAAGTATCCGGCAGGAGTCGTGATATATACAAAGCGTGTGTTTCCGAGATTGGGCAGATGGTAAATACCGTTCTTGTCTGTAGTGACACAACGCTGTCCGTCTGTCACTACCACATTGGCTATACCTTTGCCATCGCAAGTAACGGTTCCTTTGATCATTCGCGCTTCATCCAGCTTAGTTTCGTCCAGTGCTTCTTTTAGTTCGTCCCACCATCCGTTGCGGATAATGTGTACAATGTCGAAAATCATCACACCGTCCGATTCTTTCAAGTTCATACGGACTGCTTTCTGGAATTGGTTTACATCCCGTTTGTAGTCTTCCACATACAGACCGCCGCATACAGGCACCGCATCTTTCAGCAAGTATTTGGAATATTTGCAACCGCCTTCTACACATAAATATTCTCCGGTAGAAAACTCGCTGTCTGTTTCATTCTTAAATTTACCGGAAGATTTATAATAATCATCCAGCGTTACATTCCAGTAGTAATTGCCATTTGTATAGAAATCCAGTAACTCTGCAAAGCCATAATTCTTATAGTCAGGAGTAGCCCAATTGAAGTCCTTGCTGACATCATAATTGCGGCTTGCCCAGTTGACACCTACCTCAAAGTAAGTGGGATACCATGCACCTGTATAAGCAGCCAACATACATTCCGGCTTTATCTTTTTGATGGAAGTACGTACGTCTTTTATAAAGTTATATATAACAGAAGCTCTCCACGTCAACCATTGATGATAGTATGGACCACCCACGCGGTCTATGCCTCCTTCAGCATTAGGGCGCCACTCAAAAATATCCTCCGGAAACTTCTCTACTTTCTTTCCGATGAATTTCTCAAACATCTTCTTTGACTCAGGAGAAAAGTCCGAATCAATACAATCATATCGTGCACGATCAAGCATAATGCCGTCAAATGCATAATTCCGGACAACTTCTTTGATCACATCAATCTCATACTTCTGCACCTCTTTCAGTGCCGGATTCAGGAACATGGTAGGCTTTCCTTCTATTTCCGTTACAGGAAGCAGTCCTTTGCGCGGTACATAATTGATAGCCTGCCACTTTTTGTGTTTATCGAAGATGTCGCCACGTTTCACGATATTCTGTCCGTCAGCAAATATATTCATTCCGGCAAAGATGACCATATTGCGGGCATGGGCAGCTTCGATAAAGGTACCGATAAAGTCAAAATCCGGACGGTCGAAGTTTTTCCAGTTCTTTTTCTGTGCGGCATATTTGCTGGGATATAATACTTCACCCGTATTGTCTTTTATATCCAATACCAGATGCGTGATACCTGCTTCATGGCATTTGTCTACATAGTAGCGAATTGAATCGGGGTAGCTGAAGCGTTGGAAATTGGCCGAACAGTCTAACCACATTACTTTTGGCTTTCCTGAGGCAAATGCTAGAATGCCTAT
The Bacteroides caecimuris DNA segment above includes these coding regions:
- a CDS encoding calcineurin-like phosphoesterase C-terminal domain-containing protein translates to MNMKRFSIISLLLWIGILAFASGKPKVMWLDCSANFQRFSYPDSIRYYVDKCHEAGITHLVLDIKDNTGEVLYPSKYAAQKKNWKNFDRPDFDFIGTFIEAAHARNMVIFAGMNIFADGQNIVKRGDIFDKHKKWQAINYVPRKGLLPVTEIEGKPTMFLNPALKEVQKYEIDVIKEVVRNYAFDGIMLDRARYDCIDSDFSPESKKMFEKFIGKKVEKFPEDIFEWRPNAEGGIDRVGGPYYHQWLTWRASVIYNFIKDVRTSIKKIKPECMLAAYTGAWYPTYFEVGVNWASRNYDVSKDFNWATPDYKNYGFAELLDFYTNGNYYWNVTLDDYYKSSGKFKNETDSEFSTGEYLCVEGGCKYSKYLLKDAVPVCGGLYVEDYKRDVNQFQKAVRMNLKESDGVMIFDIVHIIRNGWWDELKEALDETKLDEARMIKGTVTCDGKGIANVVVTDGQRCVTTDKNGIYHLPNLGNTRFVYITTPAGYLTDCEQTIPRFYQEIDLNKTNEYNFRLKKNPKNDNKHLFVLEADVQAGLKEHWDLYAPIIDDYKQLINQYSDRDVFGLNCGDLFWDTPATFFPPYIDKAKKLDIPIYRAIGNHDMNYNGATHETSYRTFEGYFGPTHYSFNKGNAHYIVINNNFYVGREYFYIGYVDETTFKWLEEDLSYVPKGTLVFFIMHIPTRITEQKRPFNYDYIMLAGETINAEAVHQLLDGYETHFLTGHLHSNSNIVFNDHQMEHNTAAVCGIWWHADVCIDGTPQGYGVYEVDGNQVKWYYKSAGHPKDYQFRSYAAGTSKEFPKDIIANVWNWDKLWKVEWLENGKVMGTMTQYTGVDPYAHQVCTDKKSTMQSWISAASTEHMFRATPRNPKAKIEIRVTDRFGKVYQQNVSK
- a CDS encoding DUF5009 domain-containing protein; the protein is MNNNSTRASSLDALRGYAILTMVLSGSIAWGVLPGWMYHAQVGPRSNFVFDGSIYGITWVDLVFPFFLFAMGAAFPFSIGNKYRKGSSRRRMIYDSILRGFRLTFFAIFIQHIYPWVVSSPQDVRSWLIALGGFALMFPMFMRIPFKMPEYVRMLIQILAYATGVFMLLNINYADGRTFSLSYSNIIILVLANMAIFGSLIYTLTINKPWIRIAILPFIMAVFLGNENTESWNHSLMAFSPLPWMYKFSYLKYLFIVIPGSIAGEYLHEWLHCKSTIPVNDNKDERKRMPWILLLTIGLIVFNLYGLYMRFLVLNLVGTIAILCILYILLQVEGKNTGYWYKLFRAGTYLILLGLAFEAYEGGIRKDPSTYSYYFLASGLAFMAMIAFSIMCDIYSWSRLTRPLEYAGQNPMIAYVSTQLVVLPVLNLAGLGTYLSYLDQNAWLGFLRGVIVTSLALLITILFTKLKCFWRT
- a CDS encoding phosphodiester glycosidase family protein, which translates into the protein MLIKRLYFIATALLAFSICSCGESYPDHPWEWDQETEEEESNPDIVSQGWTVADNFGNLPDYIHIYKSPENLAGKKAIAYIAVADMSKAKFEVLGNIAFSQEANGYGSKSIYTPSEFYESSKAPVVINGGLFFYSAGFYYSQNLVIREGQILAPNQNYYSKDWVTMWYPTLGAFCQMKDGTFQTTWTYQASDGINYCYPAPADNDINKDPLQAPSSTFPNGAKALEATTGIGGVTVLLRAGEIKNTYVEEMLDISAASNQPRTAIGITTDKKMIIFVCEGRNMTEGVAGLTTANVAKVMKDLGCTEALNLDGGGSSCMLVNGKETIKGSDGKQRKVLTAVGIK
- a CDS encoding sialate O-acetylesterase — its product is MKYIIYRLWIISLLFPLGMQAKVRLTSIWGDNMVLQQQSEVTFHGKASANSKITIEASWNHRKLTTRSDQHGNWNIQLPTPEAGGPYTITFSDGEALTLKNILLGEVWFCSGQSNMEMPVRGFRGQPVYGSQPYIVTADSKRELRLFTVKRDWSTTPKEEGITGHWSELSPKEVGDFSAAAYFFGDLLQRSLDIPVGLIHCSWSASKIETWMDKETLSQFSEVQLPDIGQTKFDWPAGTPTLLWNAMVNPWKGFPVKGVIWYQGESNSADPALYKKLFPAMVAQWREFFHSPAMPVYYVQITPWQAEGKDRLDRAWFRQCQLELMQEVPNVGMVTTTDAGSEKFIHPPYKIKVGQRLAYWALAKTYGKEGFLYAGPLYKSHQLKENVVEITFEHGSDGLIPENQKLRGFELVDEKGNIVPAEAEIINGSARVKVWNDSVPHPVEVRYCFRNYMEGDLFNNAEIPASPFRVVIH
- a CDS encoding SGNH/GDSL hydrolase family protein gives rise to the protein MLCLFGIQLQAQQLTYYDASCFPLLGKATQDTGARYERLPDSLKNISRPPLWNLSRNSAGMAIRFRSNSTRIALKWENLFNNHMNHMTDVGIKGLDLYCWEGNGQWRFVNSARPTGKTNQVTVIANMQPKEREYMLYLPLYDGLVSLSIGVDSLSSIDQPQINYPVCEKPIVFYGTSILQGGCASRPGMAHTNIISRRLNRECINLGFSGNGQLDLEVARVMAEVDASVFVLDFVPNASVEQMKERMETFYRIIRSKHPDTPVVFIEDPIFTHTFYDERIAKEVQRKNDTLKEILNRLKKENEKNIFFISSKKMLGEDGEATIDGIHFTDLGMMRYADLVCPIIKKAIK